A portion of the Aquila chrysaetos chrysaetos chromosome 4, bAquChr1.4, whole genome shotgun sequence genome contains these proteins:
- the RGS20 gene encoding regulator of G-protein signaling 20 isoform X2 translates to MGSERTEMRKRQMSTTQETPGAAPAQHSTGHRGSNACCFCWCCCCSCSCLTVRNQDEERARRTSHELQAEGIPNCEESPAPTLEEVNAWAQSFDKLMLTPAGRNAFREFLRTEFSEENMLFWMACEELKQESNKSVIEEKARLIYEDYISILSPKEVSLDSRVREVINRNMLEPSQHTFDDAQLQIYTLMHRDSYPRFMNSAIYKDLLRSLSEKSIEA, encoded by the exons ATGGGATCAGAGCGGACGGAGATGCGCAAACGGCAGATGTCCACAACCCAGGAGACCCCAGGCGCTGCACCggctcagcacagcacaggacATCGAGGGTCCAACgcctgctgcttttgctggtgctgttgctgcagctgctcatG TCTTACTGTTAGAAATCAAGACGAAGAGAGAGCAAGGAGAACATCTCATGAACTCCAAGCAGAGGGTATTCCAAACTGCGAGGAAAG cCCTGCTCCTACTCTTGAAGAAGTAAATGCCTGGGCTCAATCATTTGACAAGCTGATGCTTACTCCAGCTGGCAGAAATGCTTTTCGTGAATTTCTACGAACAGAATTCAGTgaggaaaacatgcttttctggATGGCCTGTGAGGAATTAAAACAAGAATCCAACAAAAGTGTcattgaagaaaaagcaagactAATTTATGAAGATTATATTTCTATCCTTTCTCCAAAAGAG GTCAGTCTGGACTCCAGAGTAAGAGAAGTTATTAACCGAAATATGCTGGAACCCTCACAACACACCTTCGATGACGCACAGCTGCAAATTTATACCTTAATGCACAGAGACTCCTACCCCCGGTTTATGAACTCTGCTATTTATAAGGACTTGCTTCGGTCCTTATCTGAAAAATCCATTGAAGCatag
- the RGS20 gene encoding regulator of G-protein signaling 20 isoform X1 produces MRGAGEPPSPGAQPAATGGEAGEVSRRVPAADTPMGSERTEMRKRQMSTTQETPGAAPAQHSTGHRGSNACCFCWCCCCSCSCLTVRNQDEERARRTSHELQAEGIPNCEESPAPTLEEVNAWAQSFDKLMLTPAGRNAFREFLRTEFSEENMLFWMACEELKQESNKSVIEEKARLIYEDYISILSPKEVSLDSRVREVINRNMLEPSQHTFDDAQLQIYTLMHRDSYPRFMNSAIYKDLLRSLSEKSIEA; encoded by the exons ATGCGCGGGGCTGGCGAGCCGCCGTCCCCGGGCGCGCAGCCCGCCGCTACCGGAGGGGAAGCGGGCGAGGTCTCCCGGCGGGTCCCCGCCGCCGACACC CCCATGGGATCAGAGCGGACGGAGATGCGCAAACGGCAGATGTCCACAACCCAGGAGACCCCAGGCGCTGCACCggctcagcacagcacaggacATCGAGGGTCCAACgcctgctgcttttgctggtgctgttgctgcagctgctcatG TCTTACTGTTAGAAATCAAGACGAAGAGAGAGCAAGGAGAACATCTCATGAACTCCAAGCAGAGGGTATTCCAAACTGCGAGGAAAG cCCTGCTCCTACTCTTGAAGAAGTAAATGCCTGGGCTCAATCATTTGACAAGCTGATGCTTACTCCAGCTGGCAGAAATGCTTTTCGTGAATTTCTACGAACAGAATTCAGTgaggaaaacatgcttttctggATGGCCTGTGAGGAATTAAAACAAGAATCCAACAAAAGTGTcattgaagaaaaagcaagactAATTTATGAAGATTATATTTCTATCCTTTCTCCAAAAGAG GTCAGTCTGGACTCCAGAGTAAGAGAAGTTATTAACCGAAATATGCTGGAACCCTCACAACACACCTTCGATGACGCACAGCTGCAAATTTATACCTTAATGCACAGAGACTCCTACCCCCGGTTTATGAACTCTGCTATTTATAAGGACTTGCTTCGGTCCTTATCTGAAAAATCCATTGAAGCatag